A window of Zingiber officinale cultivar Zhangliang chromosome 5A, Zo_v1.1, whole genome shotgun sequence contains these coding sequences:
- the LOC121982623 gene encoding B3 domain-containing protein Os01g0723500-like isoform X1: protein MMPNKKRKRCSVIRKPQYFFKVLVGDFAHRLEIPQNFVKNISDEESKVAVLHGPGGGNWQVEVCSTGQEATLLLGPGWHSFVKDHSLEEFQFLVFRHNGEMHFTVLVFGMNGCERTDLFAMKSPLEVVGNSVKVTTKDDHESTDVEIEKSTNVSARRVVTEEERSRAEKAANSFTSPHPYCVKRMNARNVYGNALLKLPARFSRVHLLWTRMKIVLTDPNGNAWVVTFIPSWKNADIFSAGWAAFARGNNLEEGDYCVFELVKQTEMQVHIFRATQRVFPISGKRKMVDPRP, encoded by the exons ATGATGCCAAACAAGAAACGCAAAAGATGTTCAGTGATCAGGAAGCCACAGTACTTCTTCAAAGTGCTCGTTGGAGACTTCGCGCACCGGCTG GAGATCCCCCAAAATTTCGTGAAGAATATTTCGGACGAGGAGTCCAAAGTGGCCGTCCTTCACGGCCCTGGCGGAGGCAACTGGCAAGTTGAAGTATGTTCTACAGGACAAGAAGCTACGCTATTGCTCGGCCCCGGGTGGCACAGTTTTGTGAAGGACCACTCCCTCGAGGAGTTCCAGTTCTTGGTATTCCGACACAATGGCGAAATGCATTTCACAGTGTTGGTCTTCGGCATGAACGGGTGCGAGAGGACGGATCTGTTTGCAATGAAATCTCCATTGGAAG TTGTAGGTAACAGTGTCAAAGTTACAACTAAGGATGATCATGAAAGCACAGATGTCGAGATCGAGAAATCAACTAATGTTTCGGCCAGAAGAGTAGTGACAGAAGAAGAAAGATCGAGAGCAGAGAAAGCTGCTAACTCTTTCACCTCTCCGCATCCGTATTGCGTCAAAAGAATGAACGCAAGAAATGTCTACGGGAATGCTTTGTTG AAGCTCCCTGCTCGTTTTTCTCGTGTTCATTTGCTTTGGACGCGAATGAAGATTGTCCTTACAGACCCAAATGGTAATGCATGGGTGGTCACATTCATTCCGAGTTGGAAGAATGCGGATATTTTTTCCGCAGGGTGGGCAGCCTTTGCCCGCGGCAACAACCTTGAAGAAGGAGATTACTGTGTCTTCGAACTCGTCAAACAGACTGAGATGCAGGTGCACATCTTCAGAGCGACTCAGCGCGTGTTCCCAATCAGTGGGAAGCGAAAGATGGTCGATCCTCGACCTTGA
- the LOC121982622 gene encoding HVA22-like protein f — protein MGVLMTMAKHTNALIGPAVLLIYPLYASTRAIESPSPIDDQQWLTYWVLYSLITLFELSFWKVLQWFPLWPYMKLVFGFWLVFPAFNGAAYIYEKYVRSYVKQYVDWNYPEKQRRLMQLLSLDARKSVERYIDRYGQEAFRRVIENAEKEARSH, from the exons atGGGTGTTCTTATGACAATGGCAAAGcatactaatgctttgattgg CCCGGCAGTGTTGCTGATTTACCCCTT ATATGCATCGACGCGCGCGATCGAGAGCCCTTCTCCTATCGATGACCAGCAATGGTTGACTTACTGGGTTCTCTATTCACTGATCACGCTGTTTGAGCTCTCATTCTGGAAAGTATTGCAGTG GTTCCCTCTTTGGCCATACATGAAGCTGGTGTTTGGCTTCTGGTTAGTGTTCCCTGCATTCAATGGGGCAGCCTACATCTACGAGAAATACGTCCGGAGTTATGTGAAGCAATATGTCGACTGGAATTATCCTGAGAAGCAGAGGAGACTGATGCAACTGCTGAGTCTCGACGCGCGGAAATCGGTGGAACGGTACATCGATCGATATGGACAAGAAGCTTTCAGAAGGGTCATAGAAAAC GCTGAAAAGGAAGCAAGGAGTCATTGA
- the LOC121982623 gene encoding B3 domain-containing protein Os01g0723500-like isoform X2: MMPNKKRKRCSVIRKPQYFFKVLVGDFAHRLEIPQNFVKNISDEESKVAVLHGPGGGNWQVEVCSTGQEATLLLGPGWHSFVKDHSLEEFQFLVFRHNGEMHFTVLVFGMNGCERTDLFAMKSPLEGNSVKVTTKDDHESTDVEIEKSTNVSARRVVTEEERSRAEKAANSFTSPHPYCVKRMNARNVYGNALLKLPARFSRVHLLWTRMKIVLTDPNGNAWVVTFIPSWKNADIFSAGWAAFARGNNLEEGDYCVFELVKQTEMQVHIFRATQRVFPISGKRKMVDPRP; encoded by the exons ATGATGCCAAACAAGAAACGCAAAAGATGTTCAGTGATCAGGAAGCCACAGTACTTCTTCAAAGTGCTCGTTGGAGACTTCGCGCACCGGCTG GAGATCCCCCAAAATTTCGTGAAGAATATTTCGGACGAGGAGTCCAAAGTGGCCGTCCTTCACGGCCCTGGCGGAGGCAACTGGCAAGTTGAAGTATGTTCTACAGGACAAGAAGCTACGCTATTGCTCGGCCCCGGGTGGCACAGTTTTGTGAAGGACCACTCCCTCGAGGAGTTCCAGTTCTTGGTATTCCGACACAATGGCGAAATGCATTTCACAGTGTTGGTCTTCGGCATGAACGGGTGCGAGAGGACGGATCTGTTTGCAATGAAATCTCCATTGGAAG GTAACAGTGTCAAAGTTACAACTAAGGATGATCATGAAAGCACAGATGTCGAGATCGAGAAATCAACTAATGTTTCGGCCAGAAGAGTAGTGACAGAAGAAGAAAGATCGAGAGCAGAGAAAGCTGCTAACTCTTTCACCTCTCCGCATCCGTATTGCGTCAAAAGAATGAACGCAAGAAATGTCTACGGGAATGCTTTGTTG AAGCTCCCTGCTCGTTTTTCTCGTGTTCATTTGCTTTGGACGCGAATGAAGATTGTCCTTACAGACCCAAATGGTAATGCATGGGTGGTCACATTCATTCCGAGTTGGAAGAATGCGGATATTTTTTCCGCAGGGTGGGCAGCCTTTGCCCGCGGCAACAACCTTGAAGAAGGAGATTACTGTGTCTTCGAACTCGTCAAACAGACTGAGATGCAGGTGCACATCTTCAGAGCGACTCAGCGCGTGTTCCCAATCAGTGGGAAGCGAAAGATGGTCGATCCTCGACCTTGA
- the LOC121979426 gene encoding uncharacterized protein LOC121979426 yields the protein MSEEFEESDILWPDGDDEGATAKPAWSEERPPRRQTLAQRARASRSDWAPSSAYRSNHSGGDGEGKRRSTGSRPIIPPHVIVAQRNRGGDGTACSVLVGNGRKLAGWDLRRFRTFVLRMTGYVEGNMPPRHYANRTPEIREEERRGEAPPSSPPPPPP from the exons ATGTCGGAGGAGTTCGAGGAGTCCGACATCCTCTGGCCAGACGGCGACGACGAGGGCGCGACGGCGAAGCCGGCATGGAGCGAGGAACGGCCACCTCGGCGGCAGACACTGGCTCAGAGAGCCCGAGCCAGTCGTTCTGATTGGGCACCTTCGTCAGCTTATCGCAGTAATCACAGCGGCGGCGACGGTGAAGGGAAGAGAAGGAGCACGGGGAGCAGGCCCATAATCCCCCCGCACGTCATCGTCGCGCAGAGGAATCGCGGCGGCGATGGCACGGCGTGCTCGGTGCTCGTCGGCAACGGGAGGAAGCTCGCCGGGTGGGATCTCCGGCGGTTCAGGACGTTCGTTCTGCGGATGACGGGGTACGTGGAGGGAA ATATGCCTCCTAGACATTACGCCAATAGAACCCCAGAGATCCGGGAGGAGGAGAGACGTGGGGAGGCACCACCTTCGTCACCTCCGCCTCCACCTCCATAG